A genomic stretch from Lathyrus oleraceus cultivar Zhongwan6 chromosome 2, CAAS_Psat_ZW6_1.0, whole genome shotgun sequence includes:
- the LOC127123932 gene encoding uncharacterized protein LOC127123932 produces the protein MERFPFHIPKCDRCQRTGNISRRDEMPLKNVLEVEIFNVWGINFMGNFPSSFGNKFILVVVDYVSNWIEAITSPTNDAQVMVKMFKNTIFPRFGIPRLAISEGGSHFISRIFEKLLLKYEVKHRIATPYHPQTSGQVEVSNREIKQILEKKVVIYRKDWSSKLQEALWAYMIAFKTPIGTTPFKLVYGKFNEPFIVNGQRLKHYHYAEEANYYTSLNLEELHVTLQN, from the exons ATGGAAAGATTTCCATTTCACATTCCTAAATGTGATCGGTGTCAACGCACTGGTAATATCTCTCGACGCGATGAGATGCCTCTAAAGAACGTCTTAGAAGTAGAAATATTTAACGTATGGGGGATCAATTTCATGGGGAATTTCCCATCATCATTTGGAAATAAGTTCATACTCGTCGTAGTAGATTATGTATCAAATTGGATCGAAGCAATAACTTCACCTACAAATGATGCACAAGTTATGGTAAAGATGTTTAAAAACACAATTTTCCCTAGATTTGGTATTCCGAGACTAGCCATTAGTGAAGGTGGATCTCAttttatatcgagaatatttgaaAAATTGTTACTTAAGTATGAAGTAAAACACCGCATTGCAACCccataccatccacaaactagtggACAGGTCGAAGTCTCCAATAGGGAGATAAAGCAAATCTTAGAGAAGAAAGTTGTTATATATAGGAAAGATTGGTCATCAAAGCTGCAAGAGGCTTTGTGGGCCTATATGATAGCTTTCAAGACACCAATTGGAACTACACCATTTAAACTTGTTTATG GCAAGTTCAACGAGCCTTTCATTGTAAACGGGCAGCGACTCAAGCACTATCATTATGCCGAAGAAGCGAATTATTATACTAGCTTAAATTTAGAAGAGTTGCATGTCACCTTGCAAAATTAG
- the LOC127120916 gene encoding protein CDI produces the protein MSLNNEKNHSSLPTSNGNGIAVAAAENENENSKKPFKIFVGYDPREDIAFQVCRHSIIKRSSIPVEIIPIKQSDLRKAGLYWRERGQFESTEFSFTRFLTPYLANYQGWALFVDCDFLYLADFKELVDLIQDEYAIMCVQHDYAPKETTKMDGAVQTVYPRKNWSSMVLYNCGHPKNKILTPDTVNSQTGAYLHRFQWLEDDEIGSIPFVWNFLEGHNRVVENDSTTLPKAVHYTRGGPWFEAWKNCEFADLWLNEMEEYMKQAKKESA, from the coding sequence ATGAGTTTGAACAATGAGAAGAATCACTCTTCATTACCAACTAGTAATGGTAATGGAATAGCTGTTGCTGCTGCTGAGAATGAGAATGAGAATTCAAAGAAACCCTTCAAGATCTTTGTAGGTTATGATCCACGTGAAGACATTGCATTTCAGGTATGTCGTCATTCAATCATCAAAAGGTCTTCAATTCCTGTTGAGATCATACCAATTAAGCAATCAGATCTGAGAaaagctggtctttattggcgTGAAAGAGGTCAATTTGAGAGCACTGAGTTCTCTTTTACAAGATTCTTAACACCTTATTTAGCTAATTATCAAGGTTGGGCTTTGTTTGTGGATTGTGATTTTCTCTATTTAGCTGATTTTAAGGAATTGGTAGATTTGATTCAAGATGAATATGCTATTATGTGTGTTCAACATGATTATGCTCCAAAAGAGACAACAAAAATGGATGGTGCAGTTCAAACTGTTTATCCTAGAAAGAATTGGTCTTCAATGGTTTTGTATAACTGCGGTCATCCTAAGAACAAGATTCTTACTCCTGATACTGTGAATTCTCAGACTGGTGCTTACCTTCATAGGTTTCAATGGCTTGAGGATGATGAAATTGGTTCTATACcttttgtttggaattttctTGAAGGGCATAATAGGGTTGTTGAAAATGATTCCACTACTTTACCTAAGGCTGTTCATTATACTCGTGGAGGGCCCTGGTTTGAGGCTTGGAAGAATTGCGAATTTGCTGATCTATGGCTTAATGAGATGGAAGAGTACATGAAACAGGCCAAAAAAGAATCTGCATGA
- the LOC127120915 gene encoding uncharacterized protein LOC127120915 isoform X2: MKLATTDPLSEIVWSPEKGLSLKCADKNSSLFRVAGPSCCMVLSPPQSVTYCNSITHEPIAVACVDRGNADTMSDADVKPDSKVEQENNIGKGKKVVGIEDDDLHTVAEPIFECRGSGDLQTNLASSSRNPLGKLESSAENDLRIVDAEATCAATCGVIVKEIKNETRDNEMILLSEKVLPVSHSPCNSGIRVAENKGKEKFLSDRDANVRLSMDSDSNSSVESCNSARFFSTGKKRRNFQQQQLIIGSKRVKNIVEETSGSKSYIKQESSFNNWISSMVKGLSQTIQNDSSPLALRIANADHRNARSEEKFIACRTNQDREPKNTGFRSIFQSMYCPTSKNVGTRMFHREGESNEDLEPSNMVHGINATPITCFPDNNGLVQRHFQSNKFEASTGRYNAGPPQNNVEPLNYFNSKESRKNKPVGNENCSTMDLSKDKEEMASNSSSARQNTNKTDNVDSDAPSERKEAENNDHRRDNPGSLWITRFSSKSTSSLFNDLSSSPGFANPEQIPSKFARRPVIIEHSMPTIKAKCTSQVNMFCMFCGTRGHELRDCSAVLESELEDLQKNVNSYEGQENFPFMCIKCFQLNHWAVSCSSSISTRKHESEVKTSVHDRIDNETDQNISLMQKSNDFVTVKIECNASSCKKNCGSTSSKENKSKDKATITSPLRLTERKISHVPEEIFNAVKKLQLSRSDILKWITSHGSISQLDGFFLRLRLGKWEDGLGGTGYHVAYIIDTGRHSLEQHTRKSVSVKVKGIECMVESHYISNQDFLEEEIMEWWSNTSEAGVEIPSEEDLISKFKKKQLLGL, encoded by the exons ATGAAATTAGCTACAACTGATCCTCTGTCTGAAATAGTTTGGTCTCCAGAAAAAGGTTTAAGTCTTAAATGTGCCGATAAAAATAGTTCTCTTTTTCGCGTTGCTGGACCAAGCTGTTGTATGGTTCTTTCTCCGCCGCAAAGTGTTACTTATTGCAACTCTATCACTCATGAACCTATAGCTGTCGCGTGTGTCGATAGAGGTAATGCAGATACAATGAGTGATGCAGATGTCAAGCCAGATTCTAAAGTCGAACAAGAAAATAATATCGGTAAAGGAAAAAAGGTAGTCGGAATAGAGGATGATGATTTACATACCGTAGCTGAGCCTATATTTGAATGTCGAGGCTCTGGTGATCTGCAAACTAATTTAGCGTCCTCCAGCCGAAACCCCTTAGGAAAATTGGAATCTAGTGCCGAAAATGATTTAAGAATTGTTGACGCTGAAGCTACTTGTGCTGCAACATGTGGAGTTATTGTTAAGGAGATTAAAAACGAAACTCGGGACAATGAAATGATACTACTTTCCGAAAAGGTTCTTCCGGTTTCACATTCTCCATGTAACAGTGGGATTCGCGTGGCGGAAAACAAAGGCAAGGAAAAGTTCTTATCAGACAGGGATGCAAATGTAAGATTATCAATGGATAGTGACAGCAATTCAAGTGTTGAAAGCTGTAACAGTGCTAGGTTTTTTTCCACAGGTAAAAAGCGGCGTAACTTTCAACAACAGCAGTTGATAATCGGAAGTAAAAGAGTGAAAAACATCGTCGAAGAAACTTCTGGTTCCAAATCCTACATTAAACAGGAAAGCTCATTCAATAATTGGATTTCAAGCATGGTGAAAGGGCTCTCGCAAACAATTCAAAATGATTCAAGCCCTTTAGCTCTTAGAATTGCAAATGCAGATCATCGTAATGCACGGTCTGAAGAGAAATTTATCGCATGCAGAACGAATCAAGATCGTGAGCCGAAAAATACAGGATTCAGGTCCATTTTTCAGTCCATGTACTGTCCAACTTCGAAGAATGTAGGAACACGGATGTTTCATCGAGAAGGAGAAAGTAACGAGGATTTAGAGCCAAGTAACATGGTACATGGAATAAACGCTACTCCAATAACCTGTTTTCCAGATAATAATGGCCTTGTCCAACGGCATTTTCAATCAAACAAGTTTGAAGCATCTACAGGTAGATATAATGCTGGTCCGCCGCAGAATAACGTTGAACCGCTAAATTATTTCAACAGTAAGGAAAGTAGAAAAAATAAGCCAGTAGGGAATGAAAATTGTTCAACCATGGATCTTAGTAAGGACAAGGAAGAAATGGCATCAAATTCATCTTCAGCCAGACAAAATACAAATAAAACGGATAATGTGGATTCCGATGCACCATCTGAAAGAAAGGAAGCGGAGAATAACGATCACAGAAGAGACAATCCAGGGAGTCTGTGGATAACTCGATTTTCTTCGAAGTCAACTTCCTCCTTGTTCAACGACCTTTCATCATCACCAGGATTCGCAAACCCAGAGCAAATACCTTCGAAGTTTGCAAGGAGACCAGTTATTATCGAACATAGCATGCCGACAATCAAAGCAAAATGTACCTCACAAGTAAAtatgttttgcatgttttgcgGAACAAGAGGTCACGAACTTCGTGATTGCTCAGCTGTTTTAGAAAGTGAGCTCGAAGATCTTCAGAAGAATGTAAATTCATATGAAGGTCAGGAAAATTTTCCTTTTATGTGCATCAAATGTTTTCAGCTCAACCACTGGGCAGTTTCATGTTCCAGTTCAATCTCAACAAGGAAACATGAATCGGAAGTTAAAACCTCGGTCCATGATAGAATCGATAACGAAACAGATCAGAATATAAGTTTGATGCAGAAATCAAATGATTTTGTAACTGTCAAGATAGAATGCAATGCATCATCATGCAAGAAAAACTGCGGTTCTACTTCTTCAAAGGAAAACAAATCCAAAGATAAGGCTACTATAACATCTCCATTAAGATTGACTGAAAGGAAGATTTCACATGTACCTGAGGAAATCTTCAATGCAGTGAAGAAGCTTCAATTGTCCCGCTCCGATATCCTGAA ATGGATAACTTCTCATGGATCGATATCTCAACTCGATGGTTTTTTCTTGCGACTGCGGCTTGGGAAGTGGGAAGACGGGCTTGGAGGAACTGGATACCATGTAGCTTATATAATTG ACACCGGGAGACATAGTTTGGAGCAGCATACCAGAAAATCTGTGTCAGTGAAAGTAAAAGGAATAGAGTGTATGGTAGAAAGTCATTATATATCCAATCAAGATTTTCTTGAG GAAGAAATCATGGAATGGTGGTCTAACACCTCAGAAGCAGGTGTTGAGATTCCATCTGAAGAAGATTTGATATCAAAATTTAAAAAGAAACAATTGTTAGGCCTTTAG
- the LOC127120915 gene encoding uncharacterized protein LOC127120915 isoform X1 yields the protein MSREENKNVKSKTDSELFLNNANECNWKILKNESCAGANAASRADMKLATTDPLSEIVWSPEKGLSLKCADKNSSLFRVAGPSCCMVLSPPQSVTYCNSITHEPIAVACVDRGNADTMSDADVKPDSKVEQENNIGKGKKVVGIEDDDLHTVAEPIFECRGSGDLQTNLASSSRNPLGKLESSAENDLRIVDAEATCAATCGVIVKEIKNETRDNEMILLSEKVLPVSHSPCNSGIRVAENKGKEKFLSDRDANVRLSMDSDSNSSVESCNSARFFSTGKKRRNFQQQQLIIGSKRVKNIVEETSGSKSYIKQESSFNNWISSMVKGLSQTIQNDSSPLALRIANADHRNARSEEKFIACRTNQDREPKNTGFRSIFQSMYCPTSKNVGTRMFHREGESNEDLEPSNMVHGINATPITCFPDNNGLVQRHFQSNKFEASTGRYNAGPPQNNVEPLNYFNSKESRKNKPVGNENCSTMDLSKDKEEMASNSSSARQNTNKTDNVDSDAPSERKEAENNDHRRDNPGSLWITRFSSKSTSSLFNDLSSSPGFANPEQIPSKFARRPVIIEHSMPTIKAKCTSQVNMFCMFCGTRGHELRDCSAVLESELEDLQKNVNSYEGQENFPFMCIKCFQLNHWAVSCSSSISTRKHESEVKTSVHDRIDNETDQNISLMQKSNDFVTVKIECNASSCKKNCGSTSSKENKSKDKATITSPLRLTERKISHVPEEIFNAVKKLQLSRSDILKWITSHGSISQLDGFFLRLRLGKWEDGLGGTGYHVAYIIDTGRHSLEQHTRKSVSVKVKGIECMVESHYISNQDFLEEEIMEWWSNTSEAGVEIPSEEDLISKFKKKQLLGL from the exons ATGAGTCGAGAAGAAAACAAGAATGTAAAATCAAAGACTGATAGTGAACTCTTTCTGAATAATGCTAACGAATGCAATtggaagattttgaaaaatgaatcaTGTGCAGGTGCAAATGCAGCTTCCAGAGCTGACATGAAATTAGCTACAACTGATCCTCTGTCTGAAATAGTTTGGTCTCCAGAAAAAGGTTTAAGTCTTAAATGTGCCGATAAAAATAGTTCTCTTTTTCGCGTTGCTGGACCAAGCTGTTGTATGGTTCTTTCTCCGCCGCAAAGTGTTACTTATTGCAACTCTATCACTCATGAACCTATAGCTGTCGCGTGTGTCGATAGAGGTAATGCAGATACAATGAGTGATGCAGATGTCAAGCCAGATTCTAAAGTCGAACAAGAAAATAATATCGGTAAAGGAAAAAAGGTAGTCGGAATAGAGGATGATGATTTACATACCGTAGCTGAGCCTATATTTGAATGTCGAGGCTCTGGTGATCTGCAAACTAATTTAGCGTCCTCCAGCCGAAACCCCTTAGGAAAATTGGAATCTAGTGCCGAAAATGATTTAAGAATTGTTGACGCTGAAGCTACTTGTGCTGCAACATGTGGAGTTATTGTTAAGGAGATTAAAAACGAAACTCGGGACAATGAAATGATACTACTTTCCGAAAAGGTTCTTCCGGTTTCACATTCTCCATGTAACAGTGGGATTCGCGTGGCGGAAAACAAAGGCAAGGAAAAGTTCTTATCAGACAGGGATGCAAATGTAAGATTATCAATGGATAGTGACAGCAATTCAAGTGTTGAAAGCTGTAACAGTGCTAGGTTTTTTTCCACAGGTAAAAAGCGGCGTAACTTTCAACAACAGCAGTTGATAATCGGAAGTAAAAGAGTGAAAAACATCGTCGAAGAAACTTCTGGTTCCAAATCCTACATTAAACAGGAAAGCTCATTCAATAATTGGATTTCAAGCATGGTGAAAGGGCTCTCGCAAACAATTCAAAATGATTCAAGCCCTTTAGCTCTTAGAATTGCAAATGCAGATCATCGTAATGCACGGTCTGAAGAGAAATTTATCGCATGCAGAACGAATCAAGATCGTGAGCCGAAAAATACAGGATTCAGGTCCATTTTTCAGTCCATGTACTGTCCAACTTCGAAGAATGTAGGAACACGGATGTTTCATCGAGAAGGAGAAAGTAACGAGGATTTAGAGCCAAGTAACATGGTACATGGAATAAACGCTACTCCAATAACCTGTTTTCCAGATAATAATGGCCTTGTCCAACGGCATTTTCAATCAAACAAGTTTGAAGCATCTACAGGTAGATATAATGCTGGTCCGCCGCAGAATAACGTTGAACCGCTAAATTATTTCAACAGTAAGGAAAGTAGAAAAAATAAGCCAGTAGGGAATGAAAATTGTTCAACCATGGATCTTAGTAAGGACAAGGAAGAAATGGCATCAAATTCATCTTCAGCCAGACAAAATACAAATAAAACGGATAATGTGGATTCCGATGCACCATCTGAAAGAAAGGAAGCGGAGAATAACGATCACAGAAGAGACAATCCAGGGAGTCTGTGGATAACTCGATTTTCTTCGAAGTCAACTTCCTCCTTGTTCAACGACCTTTCATCATCACCAGGATTCGCAAACCCAGAGCAAATACCTTCGAAGTTTGCAAGGAGACCAGTTATTATCGAACATAGCATGCCGACAATCAAAGCAAAATGTACCTCACAAGTAAAtatgttttgcatgttttgcgGAACAAGAGGTCACGAACTTCGTGATTGCTCAGCTGTTTTAGAAAGTGAGCTCGAAGATCTTCAGAAGAATGTAAATTCATATGAAGGTCAGGAAAATTTTCCTTTTATGTGCATCAAATGTTTTCAGCTCAACCACTGGGCAGTTTCATGTTCCAGTTCAATCTCAACAAGGAAACATGAATCGGAAGTTAAAACCTCGGTCCATGATAGAATCGATAACGAAACAGATCAGAATATAAGTTTGATGCAGAAATCAAATGATTTTGTAACTGTCAAGATAGAATGCAATGCATCATCATGCAAGAAAAACTGCGGTTCTACTTCTTCAAAGGAAAACAAATCCAAAGATAAGGCTACTATAACATCTCCATTAAGATTGACTGAAAGGAAGATTTCACATGTACCTGAGGAAATCTTCAATGCAGTGAAGAAGCTTCAATTGTCCCGCTCCGATATCCTGAA ATGGATAACTTCTCATGGATCGATATCTCAACTCGATGGTTTTTTCTTGCGACTGCGGCTTGGGAAGTGGGAAGACGGGCTTGGAGGAACTGGATACCATGTAGCTTATATAATTG ACACCGGGAGACATAGTTTGGAGCAGCATACCAGAAAATCTGTGTCAGTGAAAGTAAAAGGAATAGAGTGTATGGTAGAAAGTCATTATATATCCAATCAAGATTTTCTTGAG GAAGAAATCATGGAATGGTGGTCTAACACCTCAGAAGCAGGTGTTGAGATTCCATCTGAAGAAGATTTGATATCAAAATTTAAAAAGAAACAATTGTTAGGCCTTTAG